The following is a genomic window from Crocinitomicaceae bacterium.
CTGGTGTTATCCTAAATTCAAGCCATCGTTAAATTCAATTGCCTAATAATAATTTTTTAAGACTGCCTAAGTTAGTTGATTTCTCATGAACGATCAGTCTTTCTGCTATTTAATTGGGTGTTAAAAAATGTTATATTCCTCTGAATCAGCTGAAAAATGGGGCAAATTGAACATAGAATGGGCAACATAATGAAAAATGCTGTACCTTTGCACCAAAATTTCCGTAACAGTACGGGTTCACTTCAGTCTTGATAATAATTCAATGTCGCGCAAATTTGGAGAATTTAGTTAGCGAATTAGAATCAGGAGAAGCGGGATAAACTAACTAAATTAAATTAAATGACATTTCAGGAACTGGGTCTGAAGAAAGAGCTTCTTTCAGCCGTAACAAAAATTGGTTTCGTAAATCCGACACCAATTCAAGAACAAGCAATACCTTATTTATTAGAACAACAGGGAGACCTAGTTGGACTTGCATCAACCGGCACCGGCAAAACGGCTGCATTTGGTTTACCTATGCTCAATCAAATTGATTTGGATGAGAAGCATACGCAAGGTTTGGTACTTTGTCCAACCCGTGAATTATGTATTCAGATTACGAATGATCTGGTCAATTTTGCTGAAAACCTTGATGGGGTAAATATTGTACCGGTTTATGGTGGTACTGACATTGTAAAACAAATTAGACAAGTTGATCGCGGTGCACATATCATTGTTGCCACACCCGGCAGATTGATAGATTTGATTGAGCGTAAAAAAGTGAAATTACAGGGCATTAATGTCGTTGTGCTGGATGAAGCAGATGAAATGCTCAACATGGGTTTCAAAGAAGATATTGATCAGATATTAAAACAAACTCCTCCGGGAAAATCGGTTTGGTTATTTTCAGCTACCATGCCAAAAGAAGTTGCTGCTATTGCCCGCAACTACATGGATAAACCTTTTGAAATTACAGTGGGTGGTAAAAATGAAGGGAATAAAAATATTGAGCATGATTATTATGTAGTGCGTGATCGTGATCGTTATGAAGCACTGAAAAGAATCATTGATTTTAATCCTGACATCTATGGTTTGATTTTCTGCCGTACAAAAATTGAAACAGCAAAAGTGGCTGATAAATTAATGGCTGAAGGATATAATGCAGAACCATTGCACGGTGACCTTTCTCAGGCGCAACGTGATAGGGTGATGGATAAATTCAGACAACGCACCTTGCAAATTTTAGTGGCAACTGATGTGGCTGCGCGTGGAATTGATGTTACGGATATCACCCATGTCATTCATTATAATTTACCTGAAGACACTGAAAACTATACGCACCGCAGCGGACGTACTGCACGTGCCGGTAAAAAAGGAACTTCCATTGCCATTGTCAGCACCAAAGAACAATTTAAAATCAAATCTATTGAACGCATCATCAAGTCTTCGTTTAATTTGAAACAAGTTCCTACACCTGATGAAATATGTGAAGTTCGCCTCATGCACTTGGTAACCCAAATGACAGAAATACCGGTTGACAGCAAAAGAATGAGTAAGTTTTTACCTGCCGTAATGGAGAAACTTGGTGAATTGTCAAAAGAAGAACTTATTCAACGTTTTATTTCAGCTGAGTTTAATACCCTGCTTAATTATTATGGTGAATCTGCTTCTGACTTAAATGCTGATACACGCTCTGATAGAGGTGATCGTAAGCAACGTGATGACTTCCGTGATCCAAACGGATTCAATAAAGGTCGTCGTGGTGATTCACGTCGTGATGATTCAAATTTTCAGCGCTTTTTTGTCAACCTCGGCAAAAAAGATGGATTAAATCAAGGCGCTTTGCTGAGATTGGTTTGTGATAATACAGGTGTAACCAAATCAAGCATCGGTAAAATTGATATCATGGCAAGTTTTTCATTTTTTGATGCAGATAAAGGTGAAGCTGATATGATTCTTAAAAAAATGAAAGGGGCAGATTTTGAAGGCAGATCAATGAATG
Proteins encoded in this region:
- a CDS encoding DEAD/DEAH box helicase; its protein translation is MTFQELGLKKELLSAVTKIGFVNPTPIQEQAIPYLLEQQGDLVGLASTGTGKTAAFGLPMLNQIDLDEKHTQGLVLCPTRELCIQITNDLVNFAENLDGVNIVPVYGGTDIVKQIRQVDRGAHIIVATPGRLIDLIERKKVKLQGINVVVLDEADEMLNMGFKEDIDQILKQTPPGKSVWLFSATMPKEVAAIARNYMDKPFEITVGGKNEGNKNIEHDYYVVRDRDRYEALKRIIDFNPDIYGLIFCRTKIETAKVADKLMAEGYNAEPLHGDLSQAQRDRVMDKFRQRTLQILVATDVAARGIDVTDITHVIHYNLPEDTENYTHRSGRTARAGKKGTSIAIVSTKEQFKIKSIERIIKSSFNLKQVPTPDEICEVRLMHLVTQMTEIPVDSKRMSKFLPAVMEKLGELSKEELIQRFISAEFNTLLNYYGESASDLNADTRSDRGDRKQRDDFRDPNGFNKGRRGDSRRDDSNFQRFFVNLGKKDGLNQGALLRLVCDNTGVTKSSIGKIDIMASFSFFDADKGEADMILKKMKGADFEGRSMNVEQTSKGDRAFKQSSNKGSGSFEKKNYGEKKYGDKKSGRREYGGGDFKSEKKEFGRRKKDGDDAGKSFRSDSRPRSRRK